One Xiphophorus maculatus strain JP 163 A chromosome 9, X_maculatus-5.0-male, whole genome shotgun sequence DNA segment encodes these proteins:
- the vamp4 gene encoding vesicle-associated membrane protein 4 isoform X2 has product MPPKFKRHLNDDEVTGSVRSERRNLLEEDSDEEEDFFLRGPTGPRFGPQNDKMKNVQSQVDEVIDVMQENISKVIERGERLDDLQDKSESLSDHASAFSSRAKQLHRRMWWRDMKMKMIIALVVVALLLIIIIPVILRYRK; this is encoded by the exons ATGCCCCCCAAGTTTAAGCGACACCTCAACGACGACGAGGTCACCGGATCCGTCCGCAGCGAGAGG AGGAATCTGCTGGAGGAAGActctgatgaagaggaagactTTTTTCT gagaGGTCCAACCGGACCCAGATTTGGACCTCagaatgacaaaatgaaaaa TGTGCAGTCCCAGGTTGACGAGGTGATCGACGTGATGCAGGAGAACATCTCCAAGGTGATAGAGAGGGGCGAACGCCTCGATGACCTGCAGGACAAGTCCG AGAGCTTGTCGGACCATGCGTCTGCGTTCAGCAGCCGAGCCAAACAGCTGCACAGGAGGATGTGGTGGAGAGACATGAAG ATGAAGATGATTATTGCACTGGTAGTCGTCGCTCTTCTGCTGATCATCATCA ttccagtaaTCCTTCGATATCGTAAGTGA
- the vamp4 gene encoding vesicle-associated membrane protein 4 isoform X1, protein MREPEREEQPEDNMPPKFKRHLNDDEVTGSVRSERRNLLEEDSDEEEDFFLRGPTGPRFGPQNDKMKNVQSQVDEVIDVMQENISKVIERGERLDDLQDKSESLSDHASAFSSRAKQLHRRMWWRDMKMKMIIALVVVALLLIIIIPVILRYRK, encoded by the exons ATG AGGGAGCCAGAACGGGAGGAGCAGCCCGAAGACAACATGCCCCCCAAGTTTAAGCGACACCTCAACGACGACGAGGTCACCGGATCCGTCCGCAGCGAGAGG AGGAATCTGCTGGAGGAAGActctgatgaagaggaagactTTTTTCT gagaGGTCCAACCGGACCCAGATTTGGACCTCagaatgacaaaatgaaaaa TGTGCAGTCCCAGGTTGACGAGGTGATCGACGTGATGCAGGAGAACATCTCCAAGGTGATAGAGAGGGGCGAACGCCTCGATGACCTGCAGGACAAGTCCG AGAGCTTGTCGGACCATGCGTCTGCGTTCAGCAGCCGAGCCAAACAGCTGCACAGGAGGATGTGGTGGAGAGACATGAAG ATGAAGATGATTATTGCACTGGTAGTCGTCGCTCTTCTGCTGATCATCATCA ttccagtaaTCCTTCGATATCGTAAGTGA